The Syntrophorhabdus sp. DNA window GAACATCTTGAATGGCCAGGCGCGGACCGCGAAAGCTATATCATGGAGGGGCAGGAGCGCCATGCAGTATGTATCGAAGAAGGAGCGATGGTTTACCACGATGACATAAGGCGGTTCCAGATCGAATTCGTCAAAACCCACCCGTTCGAATCGGACAAAAGGGGACATCAATGCCAGCCAGCCCTTGCCGTAGAGCCATATGAAAAGACGCATGATGCGGTCGTTCCGCCAGCGGGTAATGCCCTTGAAGCATGCAAAAAGGGGCACAAAGAACACAATCCCCGCCACCGTCCACAGGGCGATCATGCTATAGACAGCCAGAGACATGGCAAGAGAGGAGATAGAAAACCGGCTGGTATCCTCAAGAGATATGGCGTTCTCCATGTTCGGCGACCTCATCGGATGCGGCACCGTTGAAGCCGGACGTACGGTCTATTGCATCGAGTGGAGTTTGCCGAGCACGTAGTCATGGATCTGGCCAAGGGTGATTATTTCCCTGATCGCCTCTTCTTCCCGTATCTTGAAATTGAACGACTTTTCGAGGACGATCACCATGTCGACGCGATCCAGGCTGTCGAGGCCGAGATCATCGTGCAGGTGGGCCTGGGGAATCATCTGCGCCGGCTCTAACTCAAACTCGTCTACCAGGGACGTATTGATCCGGGAAATCACCTCTGTTTCAGTCATCTTTATATTTCCTTAGTATAATTGAAGAGTTAATTCCGCCGAGAGCAAAGTTGTTCTTTAGTGCATAGACTACTTCGGCGGTTTCAGATCCTGTTACATGCCTGATATTGTCGCACAACGGGTCAGCATTGTCCAGATTGAGAGTGGGAATAAGCCTGCCCCGGTTCATCATTGCGATCGTCGCTATGATCTCGAGGGCTCCCGATGCTGCCAGGGTGTGACCAAGATGGCCCTTGAGACTGCTCACCGGGACATTCTTCCCGAAGACCGCCGCGATGGCGGCGCATTCGGCGATATCGCCCTGGATGGTACCTGTGGCGTGGGCGTTTACATAACCTATCTCATCCGCCCCGACACGGGCATCGGCGAGGACCCCCGCGATGCACGATTCTATCGACTCTGCATCGGGTTCGACGATGCTTTTGGGGTCCGACAGAGTTGAGAAGCCTGCGATCTCC harbors:
- a CDS encoding acyl carrier protein; this translates as MTETEVISRINTSLVDEFELEPAQMIPQAHLHDDLGLDSLDRVDMVIVLEKSFNFKIREEEAIREIITLGQIHDYVLGKLHSMQ